The stretch of DNA AAGATACCAACTACATTACGAcgttttttccataatttcCATCCAACATTAACATCTTGTAAAACTTGTAGCTGTTGTTCTTCAACACTTttgaaagaaaacaaaaaatgacgaaaatttatatatataaatttttattattacattcaaCTTAAAATAAACTTCGTTTCtacctttttaaaaaaacttcatTTTCACGTAattctatttctttttcagTCATGTTGcctgaatatatatattagatacAGCAGTATTTATCAAggtcatataaaaatattaataatatttcaattttatctatGTTCTCGGATTCAAAGTTCAAATTTTATTCCGACACAATTAACTATTTGATAACTAATTGACATATTATAGTTACTTAAGTGACTATATAGACGAAAAATCGGGACATGACAAGTGCTATTATTGTGGAGTGTGTTGAGTTTTATCTTGTACAAACTAAGGCAAGTAGATGAACAGCGTTGACAATGCTTGGTAATTACTTCctacttaaaaaattacataaagactgataaaaaaattgctatcATCTTGTATGCGattttttacagaaaaattatttatttattttcaacaatctGGATATATTGTGGTAGTCACAAATCTCCatgttacatttaaaaataaatcagcgTTTTGAAGTGATAGATTCGagtaaaactttaaaatattccagcaacaattgtttttataaagaaggttttttttttttaaatttctagaTAATAAagcattcaattttattaacaaacatCGGGGAcacatgataaatatataagatacttattattaattatttcgttGTTCATTTTTGACTTctattacatttaaatcagtttaaaaaaataccattgTGTACTTTATCATTCTTATTTTGTACGCTCGTATATATCTCAGATTCGCAGCACAATATATTCCGGTAGTTTTTAGACAAGATGTTCCGAGGTGCATATATTTCGATACAATCCCTCTCTCTCAATCAGTCAGTCGAACTTAACTGTGTGTGTCTGTGTACTCGAGTGCTCGAGGTAGCTGAACGATAACATTTTTCGAATaacatattataatttataatttaaaaaagttgaaattttaaaaatttatttatttggtaataatcgaaaaaaattaacatattgttgcaagaaagaaaaattaattttttcatcgaaaTGAAAAGTTTATGTGGAAGTTAGTTTATTAGAAAGTTTCGTAACTTATACATACATAAGAGTGAGGTCTAAAGGTACGCTGGCACATGTGAGTAGTCAGCTGACATCCTCTATTGTGATTTGTGATCAACGTGTTTTTTACTATAACAGTGTAAGTGTATCACTGAATGTCAAACACAAACGTGTGATAAACTATAATATGTAGATTTATTTGTTCAACAGCACTTGATGATTAGCacacaaaagaaaatatataaattgaatataattaatatatatatttattatttctatagaaataGATCACTCggggaaaaaaatagaattgtgcacagtgttttttaaatttttccattgaaCGTACAGGCGGAGCATGTTGCAGcagttaaaatattcatttgaatttaaattttttttacaataataataaattaataaatcaaacaaattgGCCAATaaaaaatgggaaaaaaaatagaatttaaagGCTCAATCTCAGAAAGGTATAAGTTTAAAAACtacaaaaaatatgatttataataaaaatatataatttttatatatttacagtaTTGATGAAGTGCAATTGACAATACCGAAGGACGTTGATGTTGGCTggaaattttggaaaaaacGTCGTAATGTCGTGGGACTTTTGGTTTTTCTAggtttttttatgtcaaataGTCTTCGTGTAAATCTCAGCATTGCAGTTGTTGTTATGACAACATCAACCGGAAATGCAAGTATCTTTCtagtgaaatatatatattttttttttcaattaaaaaatttgatacataaatttatttcataattaagGTGAAACCGGAATTTGATTGGAACTCTGACCTCCGGGGTGTTATATTAGGTTCATTTTTTTATGGATACACTGCAACTCAATTTTTGGGTGGTTATTTGAGTTCGAAAATTGGAGGAAAGAAAGTACTCGGTGTTGGAATTGGTGCAACAGCATTATTGACACTAACTACACCTTTACTAACTCGTACTAGTGTTtatcttcttatttttttaagaattgtTATGGGATTATTTGaggtagaaaattatttaatttataaagttattaaaaaaattaaaatagcatttattaaatacttaattttttaattgacaggGTGTTACATTTCCTTCGACAAACTCGATTTGGGCAAATTGGGCACCACCCACCGAACGATCAAAACTTTCAACCCTTCCTTTTTCTGGAAGTACGGCAGGAGCTGTTATTGCAATGCCACTATCTAGTATCATTGCTGCACGACTTGGGTGGCctgctattttttatatcaatggaTTAATGGGATTAATATGGTTTGCCGCATGGATGTATTTTATATCCGATACACCAAGAGATGATCCTTGGATTTCAGTTTCTGAATTGGAATACCTTGAAAAAACACTGtgcaaaattgaaaataataaaaaggtttgtctcaaataaaaaagtatttttcaataaatttaatcgaattatattattattattttttaaataaagaatatttcACATCCATGGAAAGAAATGCTAACATCTGTTCCGGTTTGGGCAATTTTTGTTGCTCATTTTTGCGGAATGTGGGGATACCACACGATGGTGATGCAACTTCCTCTTTTTATTGAaagtaaatacaaaataaaaataaaaaaatgtttgattttttgttgAGTTTATaactatattaaatttttcagatGTTTTACACTTTGAAATTGAAAAGACTGGATTCGTTTCTGCGCTTCCATACCTTGGATTGACAATTGTCATGGTCTTGTCCGGTCATATAGCagattatttattgtcaaataattatctatcaacaacaatggtattaaaactttcaaaaagtttgtttttaatttacaaaatatatttttttaattttatattttatttttcccaaGGTTAGAAAAACTTTGACCTGTGCGTCATTTATTGGACAGACAATTTTCATGACATTAACAGGTTTTATGAGTACAAGCGTTGCtgtaattttatgtattattatttcattcagCATCGATGGTCTTTCCACTCCTGGCTATGTTGTTAATTATCTTGACATTGCACCACAACGTGCAAGCATTCTACTTGGAATGGGAAAAACAATTGCAACATTACCAGGAATCATCAGTCCAACTGTAACTGGCtacattgttaaaaataaggtttgaaaatatatttctatttatgttaatttatttatctatttagtaatactataattttttctttttcaattttagacTGCAGAAGAGTGGAGAATTGTATTTATGATTgttagtattatttatttatttggagcAATTATTTATGGAACATTTGCTTcaagtaaaaaacaaaaatgggCTGATGAATCATATGATCgaactaaaataaatgataatattttataataaaaaaattatgtaactCTTTagtattcaaattttttctttactttctTGAAATAACACGATACGTGTAGAATTGAGTGCCAGTAATTTAAAACTAGATGGGCTTTCAAGCAGGACTGAGATCAAGGTCATCTTAAGATCAAGACCGGTCTTTAATCTTTCATTATGAAATTCTTTATCAAGACCAAAATTAGGACATACTGAGccgaaaaattcatttttcgaaattttgaAACTcgtacttgttttttttttttttatttgataaaaaaatatttataagttatttataattttgtggtATTGGATTGAAAAATGCacaattgtatgaaaaaagtCAACTCGAAGTTAAGAGAAATCAggtgaatattataaattaattttttttattattgttttgtgtatcgaaaaagttaaaaagcaatatcttgaaataatatgaataaattatatttaggtTTTGATTGATTTAGCAGGAATGATTTTAGAAAAACAAAGCACCATTAAACACATGGTCTTTCAAATTTTGACACACTTGGCAATGCTAAGAGTATTAATATGTCTTTTAgtggttaaaataaaaattcaacatgtAATGTATATGTAATTTAGTTTCATTAAACTTGGCACCAAAGAATAAACTCAATTTTATAcagtgttaaaataataattttttatttcatttgacttTCTTTATTCCgttatttgttgaaatatgAATTTCGATAcctaatattgaatataaattatattaaatatatatccaaccttttttttttttagttattattaataaagaaatataatataattcaaaaattcgaaaaaaaaaaatcaaaaagaatagaaaaggagaaaaaaaatttatttaccgaCAGAAACCCATAATGGCGTCCGAAATTCCATAATTTACCGCTAGAGATCTCATAATTGCGCACACACAGCCGGGGTTAGCAACGCTGCCACGCACTGCCACGCTCAGCCACGCTGGTCTTGGTCTGCATATCTTGCCATCTTGGATTCTTGGTCTTTTCACGTTGTGTCTTCGGTTAGATAAGGTTGCTTGTCCATTGCTCgttgagagaaaaaagtaaaaaattcatcaatatattgAGGTAACAATATTGCACaatctaataaaatttagaatatttttataatattaattaattaattattaattatttctgtatatttttgtatttgttataGAAATCAAAAGTGAAAAAGTTACCTTTCTACTCGTTCACCAGCTATATCCTAACCTATGCCATTTTAATTATATCCTTTGttataaaactatttattggtattattattattataattatttttaatatttttgtttattgttcaAGGATTAGGATAATCAAACTTTGTGTCGATTATCAATCTGGTTTATATCAAATCTaattattgaacaataaaaaaaaagaattttttttcgttaaattttttcctttctccttttatttaattatttatcggtattattattatcattaatatttttgtttattgttcgAGAATTAGAGATAATCAAACTTCATTGTGTCGATTATCAACctgaatttatttcaaatctaattgaacaatagaaaaaaataatcgaaaatatattgtttatccttttttttcctccttctctctctctctctccttttctttttctataataatcattattgcACTCCAATCATGGCTACTGCAATGGAAATTgatggtaaatatttattttatattctaaatattgaatatttgaacataatattttaaattacattttataaaacgataaatttgaaaaaaaaaaaaaacattttatcatatacttattgtttttttttttttagataataaatgtgcatcattacaaaaaaatataaatccgTTTACAAAACAACCATACTCAGAAAAATATCTGCAGGACTTGAAAAAACGTAAACGATTACCAGTctacaattttcaacaaatatttatggatcttttagaagaaaaacaaaacaagTGCATAATTGTTACAGGATCTGGTTCTGGTAAATCAACTCAAATACCTCAATGGTGTTTAGAATATtccagaaaaataaataatacaaaatcaaTTGTGTGTACACAACCACAAAAAGGTGCAGCAATAGAGCTTGCAAAAAGAGTTGCATCTGAAATTGATGTAAAACTTGGTACTATCGTTGGTTATAATGTTCGATCTGACAGAATATACGATGAAactacaaaattaatattcatgaCACCAGAAGTCTTGTTACATGAagtaatatcaaatataaaaattgataaatatcatattataattattgatgaagcACATGAAcgtcaaattaatattgatatgttgatttcattattatactattctttaaaaaatacagatgatttaaaaataattatcatgggTGCAACTCTTGACGCTgcgaaatttcaaaatttttttgataaatcaccaCTTCTTTCAATACCTGGTTTTACATAtcc from Aphidius gifuensis isolate YNYX2018 linkage group LG4, ASM1490517v1, whole genome shotgun sequence encodes:
- the LOC122854911 gene encoding vesicular glutamate transporter 2.2-like isoform X1 — its product is MGKKIEFKGSISESIDEVQLTIPKDVDVGWKFWKKRRNVVGLLVFLGFFMSNSLRVNLSIAVVVMTTSTGNVKPEFDWNSDLRGVILGSFFYGYTATQFLGGYLSSKIGGKKVLGVGIGATALLTLTTPLLTRTSVYLLIFLRIVMGLFEGVTFPSTNSIWANWAPPTERSKLSTLPFSGSTAGAVIAMPLSSIIAARLGWPAIFYINGLMGLIWFAAWMYFISDTPRDDPWISVSELEYLEKTLCKIENNKKNISHPWKEMLTSVPVWAIFVAHFCGMWGYHTMVMQLPLFIENVLHFEIEKTGFVSALPYLGLTIVMVLSGHIADYLLSNNYLSTTMVRKTLTCASFIGQTIFMTLTGFMSTSVAVILCIIISFSIDGLSTPGYVVNYLDIAPQRASILLGMGKTIATLPGIISPTVTGYIVKNKTAEEWRIVFMIVSIIYLFGAIIYGTFASSKKQKWADESYDRTKINDNIL
- the LOC122854913 gene encoding pre-mRNA-splicing factor ATP-dependent RNA helicase DHX15-like, translating into MATAMEIDDNKCASLQKNINPFTKQPYSEKYLQDLKKRKRLPVYNFQQIFMDLLEEKQNKCIIVTGSGSGKSTQIPQWCLEYSRKINNTKSIVCTQPQKGAAIELAKRVASEIDVKLGTIVGYNVRSDRIYDETTKLIFMTPEVLLHEVISNIKIDKYHIIIIDEAHERQINIDMLISLLYYSLKNTDDLKIIIMGATLDAAKFQNFFDKSPLLSIPGFTYPIEIIYDNECTVAPQNGIHEILEKIAVLVVQIHFKNTNGDILVFLPGKEDILNTEKYINFKLKQTSPLKKLSIIHLNGQLSKSNQDKALKKRQERIVILETNIAETSSTIDNIMFVIDSGYIKESHYN
- the LOC122854911 gene encoding sialin-like isoform X2, with protein sequence MGKKIEFKGSISESIDEVQLTIPKDVDVGWKFWKKRRNVVGLLVFLGFFMSNSLRVNLSIAVVVMTTSTGNVKPEFDWNSDLRGVILGSFFYGYTATQFLGGYLSSKIGGKKVLGVGIGATALLTLTTPLLTRTSVYLLIFLRIVMGLFEGVTFPSTNSIWANWAPPTERSKLSTLPFSGSTAGAVIAMPLSSIIAARLGWPAIFYINGLMGLIWFAAWMYFISDTPRDDPWISVSELEYLEKTLCKIENNKKNISHPWKEMLTSVPVWAIFVAHFCGMWGYHTMVMQLPLFIENVLHFEIEKTGFVSALPYLGLTIVMVLSGHIADYLLSNNYLSTTMKNFDLCVIYWTDNFHDINRFYEYKRCCNFMYYYFIQHRWSFHSWLCC